In Kineococcus sp. NBC_00420, a single genomic region encodes these proteins:
- a CDS encoding TetR/AcrR family transcriptional regulator encodes MPRLTKEQIDEEILEAAAALFARHGIEQTSVQRVADAVGYSKTGLLHRFPSKEALEEATVAHTVGHFERIATQVTDLPTGPGRDRTVVEALVALAERRPGLVSFMLTTISQGALSSDRLDHLGEVLFRSFGTEIVKSEQPPSAAVLDRGVRITTAVSGLAVTSLAFRDLDAATVRPHLITAALAALGHTAEEN; translated from the coding sequence GTGCCCCGGTTGACGAAGGAACAGATCGACGAGGAGATCCTCGAGGCGGCGGCGGCGCTGTTCGCCCGCCACGGGATCGAGCAGACCTCGGTGCAGCGGGTGGCCGACGCGGTCGGCTACTCCAAGACCGGTCTGCTGCACCGCTTCCCGAGCAAGGAGGCGCTGGAGGAGGCGACCGTGGCGCACACGGTCGGGCACTTCGAGCGCATCGCCACCCAGGTGACGGACCTCCCGACCGGTCCCGGGCGCGACCGGACCGTGGTCGAAGCCCTCGTCGCCCTCGCCGAGCGACGTCCCGGGCTCGTCTCCTTCATGCTGACGACGATCAGCCAGGGGGCGCTGTCCTCCGACCGGTTGGACCACCTCGGCGAGGTGCTGTTCCGCTCCTTCGGCACGGAGATCGTCAAGAGCGAGCAACCGCCCAGCGCCGCCGTCCTGGACCGCGGCGTGCGGATCACCACCGCCGTCAGCGGGCTCGCCGTCACCTCGCTCGCCTTCCGCGACCTCGACGCCGCGACCGTCCGCCCCCACCTGATCACCGCTGCGCTCGCCGCGCTCGGGCACACCGCCGAGGAGAACTGA
- a CDS encoding MFS transporter, which produces MLDNSILNVALPTIGRDLHATTSSLQWIGGAYSVLFGGAMLLFGAIADRFGRRRVMLTGLVLLAAASLATAFVSTTGELIAVRAVMGVAAAMTTPGSMALAFRLFSTDDLRVRALTVISTAGLVGLAVGPTAGGLVLTVAPWQVLLLANVPIAVLALVGIRLGVAADTGAGVGAGVGAGVGGDLHTDPIDVAGAVLGTATIVAALLTPTLFVADGTRSWVPWVATALTVLAATAFVLRERTAAHPLLDLALIARPLVASGLAYKAAAGLAVAGSNYLVTLQLQFAWGWPPTAAALGMLPQVAVLLAGGRFVGPFVARVGLERAAWLSATAVVAGLAVFALAGSYGYPVVVAALVLVAAGMRVVGVVAGNNVLRGLPADRTSVGAALVDTSSELATGIGIAATGTILAALFTGSLTAPTWSTTQVGQFQQALEIAGLTLTLAAAALVALGVHRSRRGADKTSTTPSEEKSVQS; this is translated from the coding sequence ATGCTCGACAACTCCATCCTCAACGTCGCCCTCCCCACGATCGGGCGCGACCTGCACGCCACGACGAGCTCGCTGCAGTGGATCGGCGGGGCCTACTCCGTCCTCTTCGGCGGCGCCATGCTGCTCTTCGGAGCCATCGCCGACCGGTTCGGGCGACGCCGGGTGATGCTCACCGGACTGGTCCTGCTCGCCGCGGCGAGCCTGGCCACCGCGTTCGTCTCGACCACCGGTGAGCTGATCGCCGTGCGGGCGGTGATGGGCGTGGCCGCGGCCATGACCACGCCCGGCTCGATGGCCCTGGCCTTCCGGCTCTTCTCCACCGACGACCTGCGCGTGCGGGCCCTCACCGTCATCTCCACCGCCGGCCTGGTCGGACTCGCCGTGGGCCCCACGGCAGGTGGTCTCGTCCTGACCGTCGCACCCTGGCAGGTGTTGCTGCTGGCCAACGTCCCCATCGCCGTGCTCGCCCTCGTCGGCATCCGCCTCGGTGTCGCCGCCGACACCGGCGCGGGTGTCGGCGCGGGTGTCGGCGCGGGTGTCGGCGGGGACCTGCACACGGACCCGATCGACGTCGCCGGCGCTGTGCTGGGCACCGCGACGATCGTCGCGGCCCTGCTCACCCCCACCCTCTTCGTCGCCGACGGCACTCGCTCGTGGGTGCCGTGGGTGGCCACCGCCCTGACGGTCCTGGCCGCGACCGCCTTCGTCCTGCGTGAACGGACCGCCGCTCACCCGCTGCTGGACCTGGCCCTGATCGCCCGCCCGCTCGTCGCCAGCGGACTGGCCTACAAGGCCGCCGCCGGCCTCGCCGTCGCCGGCTCGAACTACCTGGTGACGCTGCAGTTGCAGTTCGCCTGGGGCTGGCCTCCCACGGCCGCGGCGCTGGGGATGCTGCCCCAGGTCGCGGTGCTGCTGGCCGGTGGCCGCTTCGTCGGACCCTTCGTCGCCCGCGTCGGACTCGAGCGAGCCGCCTGGCTCAGCGCCACCGCCGTCGTCGCCGGCCTGGCCGTCTTCGCCCTCGCCGGCAGCTACGGCTACCCCGTCGTCGTCGCCGCCCTCGTGCTCGTGGCCGCCGGGATGCGCGTGGTCGGGGTCGTGGCCGGCAACAACGTCCTGCGCGGTCTACCCGCCGATCGGACCTCCGTCGGCGCGGCCCTGGTCGACACCTCCAGCGAACTCGCCACCGGCATCGGCATCGCCGCCACGGGCACGATCCTCGCCGCGCTGTTCACCGGTTCCCTCACCGCACCGACCTGGAGCACGACCCAGGTCGGGCAGTTCCAGCAGGCCCTCGAGATCGCCGGGCTCACCCTCACTCTCGCCGCTGCCGCCCTGGTCGCCCTCGGCGTCCACCGCTCCCGACGCGGCGCCGACAAGACCTCCACCACCCCCTCCGAAGAGAAGAGCGTCCAGTCGTGA
- a CDS encoding alpha/beta hydrolase encodes MTAPSAHPPFDPELAVFLTAVQARGPFTLTTEMLPRMRALEISQDQLDADLRAKGLERRSVTVPGHLGEPIDLAIVQRAGRTGTAPCFYAIHGGGMMFGHHLGNLDSYDDWLLTHDVVLISVDYRLAPEHPDPYPVEDCYAGLAWTAAHAEELGIDPDRIVLVGQSAGGGLAAGTALLARDRGGPAVLAQVLISPMLDDSDSTVSTHQIDGVGVADRAMTRFGWNAYLGERRGGNDVSVYAAPARADDLSGLPPAYLDCGSAEVFRDETVAYASTLWAAGVQAELHVWPGAFHGFTSMQPRAALSRTAVAALATWTTRLLER; translated from the coding sequence GTGACCGCACCCAGCGCCCACCCGCCGTTCGACCCGGAGCTGGCGGTCTTCCTCACCGCGGTGCAGGCTCGCGGCCCGTTCACCCTCACCACCGAGATGCTTCCCCGGATGCGGGCTCTGGAGATCAGCCAGGACCAGCTCGACGCGGACCTGCGAGCCAAGGGCCTGGAGCGGCGCAGCGTCACCGTCCCCGGCCACCTCGGCGAACCCATCGACCTCGCGATCGTCCAGCGCGCCGGGCGCACCGGAACCGCCCCGTGCTTCTACGCCATCCACGGCGGCGGCATGATGTTCGGTCACCACCTCGGCAACCTCGACTCCTACGACGACTGGCTGCTCACCCACGACGTCGTCCTGATCAGCGTCGACTACCGCCTCGCCCCCGAACACCCCGACCCCTACCCCGTCGAGGACTGCTACGCCGGACTCGCCTGGACCGCAGCCCACGCCGAGGAGCTGGGGATCGACCCCGACCGCATCGTGCTCGTCGGGCAGAGCGCCGGCGGCGGCCTCGCTGCGGGAACCGCCCTGCTGGCCCGCGACCGCGGCGGCCCCGCGGTCCTGGCCCAGGTCCTGATCTCCCCGATGCTCGACGACAGCGACTCCACCGTCTCCACCCACCAGATCGACGGCGTCGGCGTCGCCGACCGCGCGATGACCCGCTTCGGGTGGAACGCCTACCTCGGAGAGCGCCGCGGCGGGAACGACGTGTCCGTCTACGCCGCCCCCGCCCGAGCCGACGACCTGTCCGGCCTGCCCCCGGCCTACCTCGACTGCGGCAGCGCAGAGGTGTTCCGCGACGAGACGGTCGCCTACGCGAGCACGTTGTGGGCCGCGGGGGTCCAGGCCGAGCTGCACGTCTGGCCCGGCGCCTTCCACGGCTTCACCAGCATGCAGCCGCGTGCCGCGTTGTCCCGGACCGCGGTTGCGGCACTGGCCACCTGGACCACCCGGCTCCTCGAACGCTGA
- the pcrA gene encoding DNA helicase PcrA — MSTLFDDLPLGPSSSGDPNGGRTAPTPRRGADPAALLEGLNPQQHQAVVHAGSPLLIVAGAGSGKTRVLTHRIAYLLAEGRATAGQVLAITFTNKAAAEMRERVAALVGDQVGVNVGMGSRSMWVSTFHSACVRILRREAQHLGMRTSFSIYDSADSQRLMAMVGRELQLDPKKHAPRAMSTMVSNLKNELVDEETFFDRANSESGNETERVLAKAYRMYQQRLRQANAMDFDDLIMSTVHLLQAFPDVAEHYRRRFRHVLVDEYQDTNHAQYMLVKELVGTGEGPVPRGELTVVGDADQSIYAFRGATIRNIVEFEQDYPDATTVLLEQNYRSTQNILTAANEVIKLNDDRRPKNLWTASGAGEQIVGYVADDEHDEAAFVAEEVDRLHDAGSLKYKDVAVFYRTNAQSRSLEEVFIRTGLPYKVVGGTRFYERREVKDAVAYLRVLDNPDDTVNMRRVLNTPKRGIGERAEAAIVVLAERERIGFNAALDRADEAIGLVSRSLNAIQGFAQLIHDLRTLAESGAAPSVVLEAILEQSGYLAELRASSDPQDESRVENLSELVAVAEEFSEDNPEGTLSDFLERVSLVADADQIPAGAEDDGVVTLMTLHTAKGLEFPVVFLTGMEDGTFPHMRSLGDPDQLAEERRLAYVGLTRARERLYLSRSAVRSAWGAPQQYPPSRFLDEVPATLVEWKRAQSAFQNVASPSAASRISQRPGVRSAGNRPVITLNPGDRVTHDSFGLGTVVRMEGEGDKTIAHIDFRSEGTKRLLLRYAPVEKL, encoded by the coding sequence ATGAGCACTCTCTTCGACGACCTCCCGCTGGGCCCCTCCTCGAGCGGCGACCCGAACGGCGGCAGGACCGCGCCGACCCCGCGCCGGGGGGCGGACCCGGCTGCCCTGCTCGAGGGGCTGAACCCGCAGCAGCACCAGGCCGTCGTGCACGCGGGGTCTCCGCTGCTGATCGTCGCGGGCGCCGGCTCGGGCAAGACGCGGGTCCTGACCCACCGCATCGCCTACCTGCTCGCCGAGGGCCGTGCCACCGCCGGGCAGGTCCTCGCGATCACCTTCACCAACAAGGCCGCCGCCGAGATGCGCGAACGCGTGGCCGCCCTGGTGGGCGACCAGGTCGGTGTGAACGTGGGGATGGGGTCCCGCAGCATGTGGGTCTCGACCTTCCACTCCGCCTGCGTGCGCATCCTGCGCCGCGAGGCCCAGCACCTGGGGATGCGGACGTCGTTCTCGATCTACGACTCCGCCGACTCCCAGCGGCTCATGGCGATGGTCGGCCGCGAGCTGCAGCTGGACCCGAAGAAGCACGCGCCGCGGGCGATGTCGACGATGGTGTCGAACCTCAAGAACGAGCTCGTCGACGAGGAGACCTTCTTCGACCGGGCGAACTCCGAGAGCGGCAACGAGACCGAACGCGTCCTCGCGAAGGCCTACCGGATGTACCAGCAGCGGCTGCGCCAGGCCAACGCCATGGACTTCGACGACCTGATCATGTCCACGGTGCACCTCCTGCAGGCCTTCCCGGACGTCGCGGAGCACTACCGCCGACGCTTCCGCCACGTGCTGGTCGACGAGTACCAGGACACCAACCACGCGCAGTACATGCTGGTGAAGGAACTCGTCGGCACCGGTGAGGGCCCCGTCCCGCGCGGGGAGCTGACCGTCGTCGGTGACGCGGACCAGTCGATCTACGCCTTCCGCGGCGCGACGATCCGCAACATCGTCGAGTTCGAGCAGGACTACCCGGACGCGACGACGGTGCTGCTGGAGCAGAACTACCGCTCGACGCAGAACATCCTGACCGCGGCCAACGAGGTCATCAAGCTCAACGACGACCGCCGGCCGAAGAACCTCTGGACGGCCTCGGGCGCGGGGGAGCAGATCGTCGGGTACGTCGCCGACGACGAGCACGACGAAGCCGCCTTCGTCGCCGAGGAGGTCGACCGCCTCCACGACGCGGGATCGCTGAAGTACAAGGACGTCGCCGTCTTCTACCGGACGAACGCGCAGTCGCGTTCGCTGGAGGAGGTCTTCATCCGCACCGGGCTGCCCTACAAGGTGGTCGGCGGGACGCGCTTCTACGAGCGCAGGGAGGTCAAGGACGCCGTCGCCTACCTGCGCGTCCTCGACAACCCCGACGACACGGTGAACATGCGCCGCGTCCTCAACACCCCCAAGCGCGGGATCGGCGAACGGGCCGAGGCCGCGATCGTGGTGCTGGCCGAACGCGAGCGGATCGGCTTCAACGCCGCGCTGGACCGCGCCGACGAGGCGATCGGTCTGGTGTCGCGCTCCCTGAACGCGATCCAGGGTTTCGCCCAGCTGATCCACGACCTGCGCACGCTGGCGGAGTCGGGGGCCGCCCCCTCCGTGGTGCTCGAGGCGATCCTGGAGCAGAGCGGTTACCTCGCCGAACTCCGGGCGAGCTCGGACCCGCAGGACGAGTCCCGGGTGGAGAACCTCTCCGAACTCGTCGCGGTGGCCGAGGAGTTCTCCGAGGACAACCCCGAGGGGACCCTCTCGGACTTCCTGGAACGCGTCTCCCTCGTGGCCGACGCCGACCAGATCCCTGCCGGTGCCGAGGACGACGGTGTCGTGACGCTCATGACGCTGCACACGGCGAAGGGGCTGGAGTTCCCCGTCGTGTTCCTCACCGGCATGGAGGACGGGACCTTCCCGCACATGCGCTCCCTCGGGGACCCCGACCAGCTGGCCGAGGAACGTCGCCTCGCCTACGTCGGCCTGACCCGGGCGCGCGAACGGCTCTACCTGTCCCGCTCGGCCGTCCGGAGCGCCTGGGGCGCACCGCAGCAGTACCCGCCGTCACGGTTCCTCGACGAGGTCCCCGCGACGCTGGTCGAGTGGAAGCGTGCGCAGTCGGCGTTCCAGAACGTCGCCTCCCCGAGCGCCGCGTCGCGGATCTCCCAACGCCCGGGGGTGCGTTCCGCCGGCAACCGGCCGGTCATCACCCTGAACCCCGGCGACCGGGTGACGCACGACTCCTTCGGCCTCGGCACCGTCGTGCGCATGGAGGGCGAGGGCGACAAGACCATCGCGCACATCGACTTCCGGTCCGAGGGGACGAAACGGCTGCTGCTCAGGTACGCGCCGGTCGAGAAGCTCTGA
- a CDS encoding aminoglycoside phosphotransferase family protein, whose amino-acid sequence MSTAHDLGPVPTRLSVETDLVHQLIAEQFPHWADLPVRPVADGGWDNFTFHLGSDMSVRLPSATEYALAVDKEHRWLPRLATQLPLPISTPLARGRPGHGYPFAWSVYRWLPGDPVTADRIADGGIGAEGDPVRFALDLADFLTALQQIDPTDGPAPGTHNWFRGGTLRTYDATTQNALQTLEGRPDVDIDVELARAVWASALDARWNRVPVWFHGDIAAGNLLLREGRLGAVIDFGTCGVGDPACDLAGAWTLLGTAARVAFRDRMDVDEGTWARGRGWALWKTLATYVGVLDEDAGAAAGAQRVLDAILTEYGVTS is encoded by the coding sequence ATGAGCACCGCCCACGACCTCGGTCCAGTACCGACCCGCCTCAGCGTCGAGACCGACCTGGTCCACCAGCTCATCGCCGAGCAGTTTCCCCACTGGGCCGACCTGCCGGTGCGCCCGGTGGCCGACGGCGGCTGGGACAACTTCACCTTCCACCTCGGTTCGGACATGTCGGTGCGCCTGCCCAGTGCCACCGAGTACGCCCTCGCCGTGGACAAGGAGCACCGCTGGTTGCCCCGCCTCGCAACGCAGCTCCCGTTGCCCATCTCCACTCCGCTGGCACGAGGCCGACCCGGCCACGGCTACCCCTTCGCCTGGTCGGTGTACCGGTGGCTGCCCGGGGACCCGGTGACCGCCGACCGCATCGCTGACGGCGGCATCGGCGCTGAGGGCGACCCGGTCCGCTTCGCCCTCGACCTCGCCGACTTCCTCACCGCCTTGCAGCAGATCGACCCCACCGACGGGCCGGCTCCCGGCACGCACAACTGGTTCCGCGGCGGCACGCTGCGCACCTACGACGCGACGACCCAGAACGCGCTGCAGACCCTCGAGGGTCGCCCCGACGTGGACATCGACGTCGAGTTGGCCCGCGCCGTGTGGGCCAGTGCGCTCGACGCACGGTGGAACCGCGTGCCGGTCTGGTTCCACGGCGACATCGCTGCCGGCAACCTGCTGCTGCGTGAGGGCCGGCTGGGTGCGGTCATCGACTTCGGCACCTGCGGGGTCGGTGACCCCGCCTGCGACCTCGCCGGGGCGTGGACGTTGCTGGGCACCGCAGCCCGGGTGGCCTTCCGCGACCGGATGGACGTCGACGAAGGTACGTGGGCTCGAGGGCGCGGCTGGGCGCTGTGGAAGACCCTGGCCACCTACGTCGGAGTCCTCGACGAGGATGCAGGAGCAGCCGCCGGGGCTCAGCGCGTCCTCGACGCGATCCTCACCGAGTACGGGGTCACCAGCTGA
- a CDS encoding alpha/beta fold hydrolase, with protein MSTTVVCLHALGSSRLAFDALAAELGPEFELRALDLPGFGDAPVELGTSVRAMADHVVQRLSAVDDDWILLGHSMGGKIASVVAARALAGELPPPSGVLLLAGSPPVPEPMAEERRALMLSWVQDGPLDAAAASEFVATNVGGPLELAAAERAVTDLLRSSPLAWRNWLEFGSREDWSERVGVLDLPAVLVAGGADGDLGENAQRELNGVAYPRATFVTLPGAGHLLPLERPREVASVVRASRPART; from the coding sequence GTGAGCACCACTGTCGTCTGTCTGCACGCCCTCGGGTCGAGCCGCCTCGCCTTCGACGCGCTGGCCGCGGAACTCGGTCCGGAGTTCGAGCTCCGCGCGCTCGACCTGCCGGGTTTCGGCGACGCACCGGTGGAACTCGGGACCTCGGTACGGGCGATGGCCGACCACGTCGTGCAGCGGCTCTCGGCGGTGGACGACGACTGGATCCTGCTGGGGCACAGCATGGGCGGGAAGATCGCATCCGTCGTCGCGGCGCGGGCGCTCGCCGGGGAACTCCCACCCCCTTCGGGGGTGCTCCTGCTCGCCGGCTCCCCGCCGGTCCCCGAGCCGATGGCGGAGGAACGCCGGGCGCTCATGCTGTCCTGGGTGCAGGACGGCCCGCTGGACGCCGCCGCCGCCAGTGAGTTCGTCGCGACGAACGTGGGCGGACCCCTGGAACTCGCGGCCGCGGAACGCGCCGTCACCGACCTGCTCCGCTCCTCCCCGCTGGCCTGGCGGAACTGGCTGGAGTTCGGGTCGCGGGAGGACTGGTCCGAGCGGGTCGGGGTCCTCGACCTGCCCGCGGTCCTCGTGGCGGGCGGTGCGGACGGTGACCTGGGCGAGAACGCCCAGCGGGAGCTGAACGGGGTGGCCTACCCCCGGGCGACGTTCGTGACGTTGCCCGGGGCGGGTCACCTGCTGCCGCTGGAACGTCCCCGCGAGGTGGCGTCCGTGGTCAGAGCTTCTCGACCGGCGCGTACCTGA
- a CDS encoding acetamidase/formamidase family protein — translation MDATPTDVFDPALEPALVVDDGERFTVEALDACGYLRRPEHPGAPTPRRLEGARGHCLVGPVSVRGARPGDVLAVTLHSITTSGWGWTSAGAVDSPLNVRLGITERADLLWDIDDDARTATNQLGFTVDTAPFLGVIGTTPAEPGQHSTTPPRPGHGGNIDCRSLVAGSTLFLPVHVPGALLCLGDGHAAQGDGEVCGTAVECGTTTDLTVSVVAVPALPSVHATTPTERLTFGFDADLNAATDAALDDMVTWVAAELDLDRSTTFALLSACVDLRITQVANETWGVHAALRHDALRRTHPS, via the coding sequence CACCGTCGAGGCGCTCGACGCCTGCGGCTACCTCCGGCGACCGGAACACCCCGGGGCCCCCACGCCCCGTCGCCTCGAGGGCGCCCGCGGGCACTGCCTCGTCGGGCCGGTCTCCGTGCGGGGTGCGCGCCCGGGGGACGTCCTGGCCGTCACCCTGCACTCGATCACCACGTCGGGGTGGGGGTGGACGTCCGCCGGCGCGGTGGACAGCCCGCTGAACGTGCGCCTGGGCATCACGGAGCGCGCGGACCTGTTGTGGGACATCGACGACGACGCGCGCACGGCGACGAACCAGCTGGGGTTCACGGTGGACACCGCCCCCTTCCTCGGCGTCATCGGCACGACCCCGGCCGAACCGGGCCAGCACTCGACGACCCCGCCGCGCCCCGGGCACGGCGGCAACATCGACTGCCGCTCCCTCGTCGCCGGCTCGACGTTGTTCCTGCCCGTCCACGTCCCCGGCGCGTTGCTCTGCCTCGGCGACGGGCACGCGGCCCAGGGCGACGGCGAGGTCTGCGGGACGGCCGTGGAGTGCGGCACGACCACCGACCTCACGGTCTCCGTCGTCGCGGTGCCCGCCCTACCCTCCGTGCACGCCACGACCCCGACCGAGCGGCTGACCTTCGGCTTCGACGCGGACCTCAACGCCGCGACGGACGCGGCGCTCGACGACATGGTGACGTGGGTCGCCGCGGAACTCGACCTCGACCGGTCGACGACGTTCGCCCTGCTCAGCGCCTGCGTGGACCTGCGCATCACCCAGGTCGCGAACGAGACGTGGGGCGTGCACGCGGCGCTGCGACACGATGCCCTCCGGCGCACCCACCCCAGCTAG
- a CDS encoding MMPL family transporter: MATFLHRLGAGAFRRRGLVVAVWVLLLALTGVGAATLSGKTVNSFEIPGQESTTALRLIGEEFGDTANGGSAQVVFEVPEGQQITSAENSAKVLAAIQELNGLDGVAGASNPLDAANPVVSPDLRAAYSTVSYPVQASEVTASEREELLAAVAHARAAGLDAEVTGEVTQGVSELGGPAEVIGVVVALVVLAITYGSLVAAGMNLLTAVVGVGIGALGITTLTGFVDLQSTTPILAIMLGLAVGIDYALFIVTRFRQELLDGRSVAEAVPLAVGTAGSAVLTAGVTVVIALAGLAVAGIPFLTEMGIAAAATVVVAVLIALTLVPAALGFVGLRALPRSARKALEHSGGRHVAPPHVPDGTERTGLFATWGRTVTTRRWVSLVLAVVALGVVAIPVTSMQTTLSTAWPDGSTQAKAQQILSDRFGAGVSGPIVVLVHGDGEGAGVVDRATALSTELRALPGVAFAAPPTPNRDGSAALVTVVPTTAPDDTATTDLVHRMRDLIAGDPSGTTAYVTGQTAVSVDVSSTLSDALPVYLVLVVGLAFVLLVLVFRSILVPVVGVLGFLLTIGAALGATTAVFQWGWLKQIVRAESTGPLLSLAPIIVVGILFGLAMDYQVFLVSRMHEAHAHGADPVQAVRTGFRQAAPVVVAAAAIMFAVFAGFVPQGDSTIKPIAFALAVGILADAVVVRMVAVPAALSLLGRAAWWMPRWLRWLPTLDVEGTALTARSAA, encoded by the coding sequence ATGGCGACCTTCCTGCACCGCCTCGGAGCCGGCGCGTTCCGCCGCCGCGGCCTCGTCGTGGCCGTCTGGGTCCTGCTCCTCGCCCTGACCGGGGTCGGCGCCGCCACCCTGTCGGGGAAGACGGTGAACTCCTTCGAGATCCCCGGCCAGGAGTCGACGACCGCGCTGCGCCTCATCGGGGAGGAGTTCGGCGACACCGCGAACGGCGGATCGGCCCAGGTCGTCTTCGAGGTGCCCGAGGGTCAGCAGATCACCTCGGCGGAGAACTCGGCGAAGGTCCTCGCCGCCATCCAGGAGCTCAACGGCCTCGACGGGGTCGCGGGCGCGAGCAACCCGCTCGACGCCGCGAACCCCGTCGTCTCCCCCGACCTGCGCGCCGCCTACAGCACGGTCAGCTACCCGGTGCAGGCGTCGGAGGTCACCGCGTCCGAACGCGAGGAACTGCTCGCCGCCGTCGCGCACGCCCGGGCCGCGGGCCTGGACGCGGAGGTGACGGGCGAGGTCACGCAGGGGGTCTCCGAACTCGGCGGACCCGCCGAGGTCATCGGTGTCGTCGTCGCGCTCGTCGTCCTCGCCATCACCTACGGCTCGCTCGTCGCCGCGGGGATGAACCTGCTGACGGCCGTCGTCGGCGTCGGGATCGGCGCGCTCGGGATCACCACCCTCACGGGTTTCGTCGACCTGCAGTCCACGACGCCGATCCTCGCGATCATGCTGGGCCTCGCCGTCGGCATCGACTACGCGCTGTTCATCGTCACCCGCTTCCGGCAGGAACTCCTCGACGGGCGCAGCGTGGCCGAGGCCGTCCCGCTGGCCGTGGGGACCGCGGGGTCGGCGGTCCTGACCGCCGGGGTGACCGTGGTCATCGCGCTCGCCGGTCTCGCCGTGGCCGGCATCCCGTTCCTCACCGAGATGGGGATCGCCGCCGCCGCGACGGTCGTCGTCGCGGTGCTCATCGCCCTCACCCTCGTCCCCGCGGCGCTCGGGTTCGTCGGGCTGCGGGCGCTGCCGCGCTCGGCCCGCAAGGCCCTCGAGCACAGCGGCGGCCGCCACGTGGCGCCACCGCACGTCCCGGACGGCACCGAACGCACGGGGCTGTTCGCGACGTGGGGTCGGACCGTGACGACCCGGCGCTGGGTCAGCCTGGTGCTGGCCGTCGTGGCCCTCGGGGTCGTCGCGATCCCGGTCACCTCGATGCAGACCACGTTGAGCACCGCGTGGCCCGACGGCAGCACCCAGGCGAAGGCGCAGCAGATCCTCTCCGACCGCTTCGGCGCGGGGGTCAGCGGACCGATCGTCGTCCTCGTCCACGGCGACGGGGAGGGAGCCGGCGTGGTCGACCGCGCGACCGCGCTGAGCACGGAACTCCGCGCGCTGCCGGGAGTCGCCTTCGCCGCACCGCCCACCCCGAACCGGGACGGGAGCGCCGCCCTCGTCACCGTCGTCCCCACCACCGCCCCGGACGACACGGCCACCACCGACCTCGTGCACCGGATGCGCGACCTCATCGCCGGGGACCCCTCGGGAACCACCGCCTACGTCACCGGCCAGACCGCGGTGAGCGTCGACGTCTCCAGCACGCTGTCCGACGCACTGCCGGTGTACCTCGTGCTGGTCGTCGGGCTCGCGTTCGTCCTGCTGGTGCTGGTCTTCCGCTCGATCCTGGTGCCCGTCGTCGGGGTCCTGGGGTTCCTCCTGACCATCGGCGCCGCGCTCGGCGCGACGACCGCGGTGTTCCAGTGGGGCTGGCTGAAGCAGATCGTGCGGGCCGAGAGCACCGGCCCCCTGCTGAGCCTCGCGCCGATCATCGTCGTCGGGATCCTCTTCGGCCTCGCGATGGACTACCAGGTGTTCCTGGTCTCCCGGATGCACGAGGCGCACGCCCACGGCGCCGATCCCGTGCAGGCCGTCCGCACCGGGTTCCGGCAGGCGGCACCCGTCGTGGTGGCCGCCGCGGCGATCATGTTCGCGGTGTTCGCGGGGTTCGTCCCGCAGGGCGACTCGACGATCAAACCCATCGCCTTCGCGCTGGCCGTCGGGATCCTCGCCGACGCCGTGGTCGTCCGGATGGTCGCGGTGCCGGCGGCGTTGTCGTTGCTCGGCCGGGCGGCGTGGTGGATGCCGCGGTGGTTGCGGTGGTTGCCGACCCTCGACGTCGAGGGCACGGCCCTGACGGCGAGGTCGGCTGCGTGA